In one Agrobacterium tumefaciens genomic region, the following are encoded:
- a CDS encoding DUF3768 domain-containing protein: MTTTQTDRIRELNDIFRTTWLTGKVLMTSGIKSLPDAIQSSIVEVVQRFDAFTSDNDPHGEHDFGVVIVEGHNVFWKIDYYDQTLQYGSENPANPAVTKRVLTIMLAEEY; this comes from the coding sequence ATGACAACCACACAGACCGACCGTATCCGCGAGCTGAATGACATATTCCGTACGACCTGGCTCACCGGTAAGGTACTTATGACATCGGGCATTAAAAGCCTACCTGATGCGATTCAATCTAGCATCGTGGAGGTAGTGCAGAGATTTGACGCGTTCACATCCGACAACGACCCCCATGGGGAGCATGACTTCGGCGTGGTCATCGTCGAGGGGCATAATGTCTTCTGGAAAATCGACTACTATGACCAGACCCTGCAATACGGTTCGGAGAATCCCGCTAATCCGGCTGTCACCAAGCGGGTACTTACGATCATGCTGGCAGAAGAATACTAA
- a CDS encoding BON domain-containing protein: MFNLSGIQESFFGDRMAGVCQAITSALAFETGLEKSRISAIVENDVIYLEGTADSVEAIDIAINLAASISNCRILSHIEPVY; this comes from the coding sequence ATGTTCAATTTGTCAGGTATTCAGGAAAGCTTCTTCGGCGACCGCATGGCTGGCGTGTGCCAGGCGATCACGTCGGCGCTGGCCTTTGAAACGGGACTTGAGAAGTCGCGGATTTCCGCAATCGTCGAAAATGACGTGATCTATCTGGAAGGCACGGCTGATTCGGTCGAGGCGATCGATATCGCCATCAATCTTGCCGCCTCCATCTCCAATTGCCGCATTTTGAGCCATATCGAGCCGGTTTATTAA
- a CDS encoding DUF982 domain-containing protein gives MLINRTEPCHHASWMKPVAIHLPLCVAVEIYSPLVALDMLMYRWPEEHGPEYEEARRNCLDAIAGRCDIEKARESFLVASSHAHILNIH, from the coding sequence ATGCTGATAAACAGAACGGAGCCGTGTCACCACGCCTCGTGGATGAAGCCGGTGGCGATCCATCTGCCGCTCTGCGTCGCCGTGGAGATTTACAGCCCCCTGGTGGCGCTGGACATGCTGATGTACCGCTGGCCCGAGGAACACGGCCCGGAATATGAGGAAGCACGCAGGAACTGCCTCGATGCTATCGCCGGCAGGTGCGACATCGAAAAGGCGCGGGAATCGTTTCTCGTCGCAAGCAGTCACGCGCATATCCTGAACATCCACTAA
- a CDS encoding glycosyltransferase: METVFALCAILLLAFNLLGIVLAGWRLTRRDVENELVRQRPPVSLVVPLRGVENFTPLTLSRAFELDWPDYELLFCVADEFDPVIEEVRKASAASPTVSAQLLIGDDRISANPKLNNCVKGWRAARHEWVILADSNVLMPKSYIATMISAWRRDSGLVCSPPLGSRPAGFWAHVECAFLNGSQARWQYAAEAIGMGFAQGKSMLWNKPFLEEHGGIRALAAEIAEDAASTKLVRNAGRKVHLVSAPFEQPLGQRHAGEIWSRQTRWARLRRVTFPQYFAPEILTGALPPLLFALAAAIAVDADLTLTTLAVLTLIYGPELVLTALNGWPISLHTLPAMIARDVIMPFVWVRSWVGSAVAWRGNVMTIGTAESTLAGPSAD, translated from the coding sequence ATGGAAACTGTTTTTGCCCTTTGCGCAATTCTGCTCCTCGCCTTCAATCTTCTCGGCATTGTTCTCGCCGGCTGGCGCCTGACAAGACGGGACGTTGAAAACGAACTCGTGCGACAGAGACCGCCGGTCTCACTGGTGGTCCCGCTGCGCGGCGTCGAAAACTTCACACCCCTGACACTCTCCCGGGCCTTCGAGCTCGACTGGCCGGACTATGAACTGCTGTTCTGCGTCGCCGACGAATTCGATCCCGTGATCGAGGAAGTGCGAAAGGCAAGCGCCGCCTCCCCCACAGTCTCCGCACAATTGCTGATCGGCGACGACCGCATCAGCGCCAATCCGAAACTGAATAATTGCGTCAAGGGCTGGCGCGCCGCCCGCCACGAATGGGTCATTCTGGCCGATTCGAACGTGCTGATGCCGAAATCCTATATCGCGACCATGATCTCGGCCTGGCGGCGGGATAGCGGGCTCGTCTGCTCGCCGCCGCTCGGCTCCCGGCCGGCAGGTTTCTGGGCGCATGTGGAATGCGCCTTCCTCAACGGCTCGCAGGCCCGCTGGCAATATGCGGCGGAAGCGATCGGCATGGGTTTTGCACAGGGCAAATCGATGTTGTGGAACAAACCGTTTCTGGAGGAACATGGCGGCATTCGCGCGCTCGCCGCCGAAATTGCCGAGGACGCCGCCTCGACCAAGCTGGTCAGAAATGCCGGCCGCAAGGTGCACCTGGTCTCGGCCCCCTTCGAGCAGCCACTCGGCCAGCGTCATGCCGGAGAGATCTGGTCGCGCCAGACCCGCTGGGCGCGGCTGCGACGCGTGACCTTCCCGCAATATTTCGCCCCGGAAATCCTCACCGGCGCACTTCCCCCGCTTCTCTTCGCGCTCGCAGCCGCCATCGCTGTCGATGCCGACCTCACGCTCACCACTCTTGCCGTCCTTACCCTCATATACGGCCCGGAACTGGTGCTGACAGCCCTCAATGGATGGCCGATATCTCTCCATACCCTGCCGGCGATGATCGCGCGGGATGTGATCATGCCATTTGTCTGGGTGCGCAGCTGGGTCGGCAGTGCGGTGGCCTGGCGCGGCAATGTCATGACGATCGGCACGGCCGAAAGTACCCTTGCCGGGCCATCAGCAGACTGA
- a CDS encoding DUF2726 domain-containing protein, producing MLRKFRNHSENRLQQQIRPVTERHGAQLQEKVRVADIVDIKKLSSSHQGTYALQSHFDFVLIDEDQMPVVVIEFDGPGHNTANDELKNSICKQADLPLIRIHSFEEVREVKQMTLARYLVELVFYGKAFLQMQADGQIPRDEPFTLSAFLREDAKHIFDSEFDFICSGRSKLSKTLQQYGLSDSPHPHFSISHVTLRSPTDHLHTFVSVNSSKGPVVGTAALKVSLPSPGFLDDLGFASMEIAQFVEGMAFDNLLENIRLIATGAGHVVTHADERLAELKYLGEQGFTLMMGGGGTSADANLMAAFTSGRDGQIF from the coding sequence ATGCTTCGCAAATTCCGCAATCACAGCGAAAATCGCTTGCAGCAGCAAATACGCCCGGTCACGGAGCGGCACGGCGCTCAGTTACAGGAGAAAGTCCGGGTTGCGGATATCGTCGATATCAAAAAACTAAGCAGCTCCCACCAAGGCACTTATGCGCTTCAGTCCCACTTTGACTTTGTTTTGATCGATGAAGATCAAATGCCGGTCGTGGTGATTGAATTCGATGGGCCCGGCCACAATACGGCAAATGACGAACTCAAAAACTCAATTTGCAAACAGGCCGATTTGCCGCTGATTCGTATTCACAGCTTTGAAGAGGTGCGAGAAGTTAAGCAAATGACGCTTGCTCGCTATCTGGTTGAACTGGTCTTTTATGGAAAAGCCTTTCTCCAAATGCAGGCGGATGGCCAGATTCCCAGAGATGAGCCTTTTACCTTGAGCGCCTTCCTCAGGGAGGACGCTAAACACATATTTGACAGTGAGTTTGATTTCATTTGCAGTGGGCGTAGCAAGCTAAGCAAGACCCTTCAGCAGTACGGCCTATCAGATTCGCCTCACCCTCACTTTTCTATCAGCCACGTTACTCTTAGATCACCAACCGATCATCTGCATACATTCGTCAGCGTTAATTCGAGCAAGGGTCCTGTTGTGGGTACAGCGGCTCTTAAAGTTAGCCTGCCATCCCCTGGCTTCCTTGATGATTTAGGTTTTGCTTCGATGGAGATCGCACAGTTTGTTGAAGGTATGGCCTTTGACAACCTTCTTGAGAATATTCGCCTTATTGCGACAGGCGCTGGTCATGTCGTTACTCACGCCGATGAGCGACTGGCGGAGCTCAAATATCTCGGTGAACAGGGCTTCACGCTTATGATGGGCGGAGGCGGCACTTCAGCGGATGCCAACCTCATGGCAGCTTTTACATCCGGCAGAGACGGTCAAATATTCTGA
- a CDS encoding efflux RND transporter periplasmic adaptor subunit, whose translation MNDANTNGRDTENSQPDLREILGTNRSGRKKKSRRYLYAAAAIVLIGGGLGYYYQSRAAGVAYNYTTEAARQGDLSVIVTSTGSVQPTDQVDISSELSGTVRKVNVTYNSPVKSGDILAELDTNKLEADVQSARAKLASAKANVLKARADLGSAKTSMERLRSLVQNRVSSQQDLDAAQFSHDAAAATLEVNEATVLSAEADLRLAEVNLGKAKIVSPIDGVILTRSVDPGATVASSLNAPVLFTIAGDLRHMELQVSVDEADVGKVETGQKANFNVDAYPDRSFPAEIETVRFASETVSNVVTYKGILTVDNEELLLRPGMTATANIIVEEIKDALLVPNSALRYTPPRESASRGGGLMSLFRPPRMGRSQNRDASPAATAKRTVWVLRNNNPVSVAIETGSTDGQHTVVKSGELKADDQVITDATARNAG comes from the coding sequence ATGAATGATGCCAACACCAATGGCCGCGACACGGAAAACAGCCAGCCCGATCTGCGGGAGATTCTGGGTACGAACAGGTCCGGCAGGAAGAAGAAGTCGCGCCGGTATCTCTATGCCGCAGCAGCCATCGTGTTGATCGGCGGCGGACTTGGCTATTATTACCAATCCCGCGCAGCAGGCGTTGCCTATAACTACACCACGGAAGCGGCGCGTCAGGGCGATCTTTCCGTCATCGTCACCTCCACCGGTTCGGTTCAGCCGACGGATCAGGTCGATATATCGAGCGAATTGTCCGGGACGGTGCGCAAGGTCAACGTCACCTATAATAGCCCGGTCAAATCAGGCGATATCCTTGCCGAACTCGACACCAACAAGCTGGAAGCCGACGTGCAGAGCGCCCGCGCCAAGCTTGCCTCTGCCAAGGCCAATGTGCTGAAAGCGCGCGCCGATCTCGGCTCGGCAAAGACATCCATGGAGCGTCTGAGATCACTGGTGCAGAACCGCGTTTCCAGCCAGCAGGATCTCGACGCCGCGCAGTTCAGCCACGATGCCGCCGCGGCCACGCTTGAAGTCAACGAGGCCACCGTGCTTTCGGCGGAAGCGGATCTGAGGCTTGCCGAGGTCAATCTCGGCAAGGCCAAGATCGTCTCGCCCATCGATGGCGTCATTCTCACCCGCAGCGTCGATCCCGGCGCCACCGTCGCCTCCTCGCTCAACGCCCCTGTTCTCTTCACCATCGCCGGCGATCTGCGTCACATGGAGCTGCAGGTCTCGGTGGATGAGGCGGATGTCGGCAAGGTCGAAACCGGCCAGAAGGCCAATTTTAACGTCGATGCCTATCCCGACCGCAGCTTTCCGGCCGAGATCGAAACCGTGCGCTTCGCCTCGGAAACCGTGTCCAACGTGGTGACCTACAAGGGCATATTGACCGTCGACAATGAGGAACTGCTGCTGCGCCCCGGCATGACGGCGACCGCCAACATCATCGTCGAGGAAATCAAGGATGCCCTGCTGGTGCCGAATTCCGCGCTTCGTTATACGCCGCCGCGCGAATCCGCCTCCCGTGGCGGCGGGTTGATGAGCCTGTTCCGCCCGCCGCGCATGGGCCGCTCGCAGAACCGCGACGCCAGCCCGGCGGCAACGGCCAAAAGAACGGTCTGGGTGCTGCGCAACAACAATCCGGTCTCCGTCGCCATCGAAACCGGTTCCACCGACGGCCAGCATACCGTGGTAAAATCGGGCGAGTTGAAAGCCGATGACCAGGTGATTACCGACGCAACGGCCCGCAACGCGGGCTGA
- a CDS encoding lactoylglutathione lyase: MRYLHTMVRVKDLGESMKFYCDLMGLEEIRRIENEKGRFTLVFLAARDDIAAAKEKKAPSLELTYNWDTEDYTGGRNFGHLAYEVDNIYDFCARLQENGVVINRPPRDGHMAFVRSPDGISFEILQKGESLAPAEPWISMQNTGSW, from the coding sequence ATGCGGTATCTGCACACAATGGTTCGCGTCAAAGACCTTGGCGAATCAATGAAATTCTATTGCGACCTCATGGGTCTCGAGGAAATACGCCGAATCGAAAACGAAAAAGGCCGATTCACTCTGGTTTTTCTTGCGGCACGTGATGACATTGCTGCGGCAAAGGAAAAAAAGGCCCCGAGCCTCGAGCTCACCTATAATTGGGACACGGAAGACTACACAGGCGGACGCAATTTCGGCCATCTGGCCTACGAGGTCGACAATATTTACGATTTCTGTGCCCGTCTTCAGGAAAATGGCGTCGTGATCAACCGGCCGCCACGGGACGGTCACATGGCCTTTGTCCGTTCGCCGGATGGCATTTCATTCGAAATCCTGCAGAAAGGCGAAAGCCTCGCACCAGCCGAACCGTGGATATCTATGCAGAATACCGGTTCCTGGTAG
- a CDS encoding ABC transporter ATP-binding protein has protein sequence MQQPPLIEFRNVVKQYGRGEATIRALDGVSLSIREKEFVAIMGPSGSGKSTSMNIIGCLDVPTAGEYLFQGVPTSGFDNEHLTLLRRHMLGFVFQGFNLLSRTSAVENVELPLVYRGMKASERRARAMEALAQVGLKGREDHTTQELSGGQQQRVAIARAIVTRPALLLADEPTGNLDTKTSAEIMDLITSLNRDRGITVVMVTHEEDIAAHAGRLLRFVDGHLASDSATDKKETADVL, from the coding sequence ATGCAACAGCCGCCGCTCATCGAATTCCGCAATGTCGTCAAGCAATATGGCCGCGGCGAAGCGACGATCCGCGCGCTTGACGGCGTCAGCCTGTCTATCCGCGAAAAGGAATTCGTCGCCATCATGGGTCCATCGGGCTCCGGCAAATCCACGTCGATGAACATCATCGGCTGCCTGGATGTACCGACGGCTGGCGAATATCTGTTTCAGGGCGTGCCGACCAGCGGCTTCGACAATGAACATCTGACGCTGCTGCGCCGGCATATGCTCGGCTTCGTGTTTCAGGGCTTCAATCTGCTATCGCGCACCTCGGCGGTGGAAAATGTCGAGCTGCCGCTGGTCTATCGTGGCATGAAGGCCTCGGAGCGGCGCGCGCGCGCCATGGAGGCGCTGGCGCAGGTGGGTCTGAAAGGCCGCGAGGATCACACCACGCAGGAGCTTTCCGGCGGCCAGCAGCAGCGTGTGGCCATTGCCCGCGCCATCGTCACCCGCCCTGCCCTGCTTCTCGCCGACGAGCCGACCGGCAATCTCGATACGAAAACCAGCGCCGAGATCATGGATCTTATCACCTCCCTCAACCGCGACAGGGGCATCACGGTCGTCATGGTCACCCATGAAGAGGATATCGCGGCCCATGCCGGGCGTCTCCTGCGTTTCGTCGATGGCCATCTTGCCTCCGACAGCGCGACGGACAAAAAGGAGACCGCCGATGTTCTTTGA
- a CDS encoding DUF882 domain-containing protein yields the protein MKAADGAKGRVSCQRLVIAVSLLGLSGCVSAVTDDELAANNKKPEIAAQQKPQTTAATSAAGTQQGHYVDPAVASAAGASVPAQPQAPGGPAQGYGAAADIGGLTTQPTAISAGTSSIYSTAPAVAAGAGAPGVAATGAPSQKIIPAVSSVYSAPMQAAQPQPVAAPVQVPAGQVPAEQHSENRQAVPVPQAASEQLAAASPAQPAGESGQEDEGKGVTLAAFFAGAAKKRLPKMIESGSAENTQVAALPGAADRTMGIALSGRSMMSDEFDDAHLEDEEDQPTGLMKLASLSGLTRVSPNGLFLQTDHVEVGCFKPELVRMIKDVERHYNSPAIVTSGYRPPKGIRQGSKHYTCDAADIQIKGVSKWELATYLRSLPERGGVGTYCHTESVHMDTGEPRDWNWRCRRTAARK from the coding sequence ATGAAAGCTGCAGACGGCGCGAAAGGGCGCGTTTCCTGTCAGCGTCTTGTTATTGCCGTTTCGCTGCTCGGGCTTTCCGGGTGCGTTTCCGCCGTGACCGATGACGAGTTGGCCGCCAATAACAAGAAGCCGGAGATTGCCGCACAGCAGAAGCCGCAAACGACCGCCGCCACGTCGGCGGCCGGCACGCAGCAGGGACATTATGTGGATCCCGCCGTGGCATCGGCGGCCGGCGCTTCGGTGCCGGCCCAGCCTCAGGCGCCGGGTGGCCCGGCGCAGGGTTACGGCGCAGCCGCCGATATTGGCGGACTGACGACGCAGCCGACCGCGATTTCCGCCGGGACATCCAGCATCTATTCCACCGCACCTGCCGTTGCGGCGGGAGCCGGGGCCCCGGGTGTCGCTGCCACCGGCGCGCCATCCCAGAAAATCATTCCCGCCGTCAGCAGCGTTTATTCGGCACCCATGCAGGCGGCGCAGCCGCAGCCCGTTGCAGCGCCGGTTCAGGTTCCCGCCGGGCAGGTCCCAGCGGAACAGCACAGCGAAAACCGTCAGGCGGTGCCGGTGCCGCAGGCAGCATCTGAACAGCTTGCTGCTGCATCTCCCGCACAGCCAGCCGGTGAAAGCGGGCAGGAAGACGAGGGCAAGGGCGTGACGCTTGCGGCGTTTTTCGCCGGCGCAGCCAAGAAGCGTCTGCCGAAAATGATTGAAAGCGGTTCTGCGGAGAACACGCAGGTTGCAGCGCTGCCGGGAGCGGCGGACAGGACAATGGGCATTGCGCTTTCAGGCCGCTCGATGATGTCCGATGAGTTCGATGATGCACATCTCGAAGACGAGGAAGATCAACCGACCGGCCTGATGAAGCTTGCGTCGCTTTCCGGTCTCACCCGTGTTTCCCCGAACGGGCTTTTCCTGCAGACGGATCATGTCGAAGTCGGTTGTTTCAAGCCGGAACTCGTGCGGATGATCAAGGATGTCGAGCGTCATTATAACAGCCCGGCCATCGTCACCTCGGGCTATCGTCCGCCAAAGGGCATAAGGCAGGGATCCAAGCATTATACCTGCGATGCTGCCGATATTCAGATCAAGGGCGTCTCCAAATGGGAGCTTGCAACCTATCTGCGTTCCCTGCCGGAGCGCGGTGGTGTCGGCACCTATTGCCATACCGAATCGGTGCACATGGACACGGGTGAACCGAGAGACTGGAACTGGCGCTGCCGCCGCACCGCCGCGCGCAAATAA
- a CDS encoding cold shock domain-containing protein, translating to MADRMSSKTIVDVEDLSGDAVDLTEITGVVKWFDVAKGFGFIVPDNGIQDVLLHVSCLRRDGYQTILEGTRIVALIQRRDRGFQAFRILSMDQSTAVHPSQLPPVRTHVQVTPSSGLERAIVKWFNRTKGFGFLTRGEGTEDIFVHMETLRRFGLTELRPGQVVLVRYGDGDKGLMAAEIHPDNPVSVGMSH from the coding sequence ATGGCTGATAGGATGTCATCGAAAACGATAGTCGATGTCGAGGACCTTTCGGGCGATGCCGTCGACCTGACCGAGATCACCGGCGTCGTGAAATGGTTCGATGTCGCCAAGGGTTTCGGCTTCATCGTGCCTGATAACGGCATTCAGGATGTGCTGCTGCATGTCTCCTGCCTGCGCCGCGACGGATACCAGACCATTCTGGAAGGCACGCGCATCGTCGCGCTCATCCAGCGGCGTGACCGCGGTTTTCAGGCCTTCCGCATCCTGTCGATGGATCAGTCGACCGCCGTTCACCCTTCGCAGCTGCCGCCGGTGCGCACCCATGTGCAGGTCACGCCTTCAAGCGGGCTGGAGCGCGCCATCGTCAAGTGGTTCAACCGCACCAAGGGTTTCGGCTTTTTGACGCGTGGTGAAGGAACGGAAGATATTTTCGTGCATATGGAAACGCTGCGCCGTTTTGGCCTGACGGAACTGCGCCCCGGCCAGGTGGTGCTGGTGCGTTATGGCGATGGCGACAAGGGTTTGATGGCGGCGGAAATCCACCCGGACAACCCTGTCTCGGTCGGGATGTCGCACTGA
- a CDS encoding DUF192 domain-containing protein, which produces MAAILGKIAKSAVMALLFFTLAGVAQAQQQTFASEPLTIETASGKNHDFVAELALNNAQREQGLMFRKSMPLENGMLFDFGNERDVAMWMRNTLIPLDMLFIVRDGRITHIHENAVPHSEAIISSRGAIKFVLELNGGTARRFGIKPGDMVRSAQIGNRK; this is translated from the coding sequence ATGGCCGCGATATTGGGAAAGATTGCGAAAAGCGCCGTTATGGCGCTTCTTTTTTTCACACTCGCAGGCGTCGCGCAGGCTCAGCAGCAGACCTTTGCCTCCGAGCCCCTGACAATTGAAACCGCGTCCGGCAAAAACCACGACTTCGTTGCGGAACTCGCCCTCAATAATGCCCAGCGCGAGCAGGGCCTGATGTTCCGCAAATCCATGCCGCTTGAAAACGGCATGCTGTTCGACTTTGGCAATGAGCGGGACGTGGCCATGTGGATGAGGAACACCCTCATTCCGCTCGATATGCTGTTCATCGTCCGGGACGGGCGCATCACCCATATCCACGAAAACGCCGTCCCCCACTCGGAAGCGATCATCAGCTCCCGCGGGGCGATAAAATTCGTGCTTGAACTGAATGGCGGCACTGCCAGGCGTTTTGGCATCAAGCCGGGGGACATGGTCCGCAGTGCCCAGATCGGCAACCGGAAATGA
- a CDS encoding glycosyltransferase family 25 protein: protein MLPISTFPVYIISIARARARLEKMLNGASGLGLDLRPVEGVDGKTIPPAEWTDFNRRGFELRNGRHALPGEYGCYASHIKALEIFLASDAPMAVIVEDDVAFTPDFSERVKAVAAIMPKNSIVKLTNHRRSGFKGRKTSALGDTFGRCIYGPQGSSACYIISRGGAERFLKAARVMTLPFDRALECGWGYGTHVYVTEKDFLPFGDPDTLVGTRAEYRGSKFARFKRVPAYLSSFYDNIARYVYAYR from the coding sequence ATGCTGCCGATTTCCACTTTTCCCGTCTACATCATCTCCATCGCCAGAGCCCGCGCACGGCTGGAAAAAATGTTGAACGGCGCTTCGGGCCTCGGGCTGGATTTGCGTCCGGTCGAGGGTGTCGACGGCAAGACCATTCCACCCGCCGAATGGACGGACTTTAACCGGCGTGGTTTTGAACTGCGTAACGGCCGCCACGCCTTGCCCGGCGAGTATGGCTGCTACGCCAGCCATATAAAGGCGCTGGAGATTTTCCTGGCGAGCGACGCGCCGATGGCGGTAATCGTCGAGGACGATGTCGCCTTTACCCCGGACTTTTCCGAGCGGGTCAAAGCCGTGGCTGCGATCATGCCGAAAAATTCGATCGTTAAACTGACCAATCACCGCCGCAGCGGCTTCAAGGGCAGGAAGACCAGCGCTCTCGGGGATACGTTCGGGCGCTGCATCTATGGCCCGCAGGGATCGTCAGCCTGCTATATCATCTCACGCGGCGGTGCCGAACGTTTCCTGAAGGCCGCAAGGGTGATGACGCTGCCCTTCGACCGGGCGCTGGAGTGCGGCTGGGGTTATGGCACGCATGTCTATGTGACCGAAAAGGATTTCCTGCCCTTTGGCGATCCGGACACGCTGGTTGGAACGCGCGCCGAATATCGCGGCAGCAAATTTGCCCGGTTCAAGCGGGTGCCGGCTTATCTCTCCAGTTTTTACGACAATATTGCGCGGTATGTTTATGCCTATCGCTAG
- the sufA gene encoding Fe-S cluster assembly scaffold SufA, with product MGFAIMTMTGAAASRVKAIVENSGPDARGVRVGIKKGGCAGMEYTIDLVTEPDAKDDLVEFEGAKVWVQPSAVLYLLGTQMDFEVTKMRSGFTFNNPNQTSACGCGESVELKPADLAALAKQREAEASV from the coding sequence ATGGGCTTTGCGATCATGACCATGACCGGGGCTGCTGCCTCGCGCGTTAAAGCAATCGTCGAAAATTCCGGACCGGATGCCAGGGGTGTGCGCGTCGGTATCAAGAAGGGCGGCTGCGCGGGCATGGAATATACCATCGACCTCGTGACCGAGCCGGATGCGAAGGATGATCTGGTCGAATTCGAAGGGGCAAAGGTCTGGGTTCAGCCTTCCGCCGTGCTTTATCTGCTCGGCACGCAGATGGATTTCGAAGTGACCAAGATGCGCTCCGGTTTCACCTTCAACAACCCGAACCAGACGTCCGCCTGCGGCTGCGGTGAATCGGTAGAGTTGAAGCCTGCCGATTTGGCGGCGCTGGCAAAGCAGCGTGAGGCAGAGGCCAGCGTTTGA
- a CDS encoding ETC complex I subunit: MSAKIYRPAKTAMQSGKAKTNVWVLEFDAEVPRKIDPIMGYTSSSDMKQQVKLTFETQEQAEAYAQRKGIEYRVIQPKEATRKVVSYTDNFRFNRTQPWTH, from the coding sequence ATGTCTGCGAAGATTTACCGCCCTGCAAAAACCGCCATGCAATCCGGCAAGGCGAAGACCAATGTCTGGGTTCTGGAATTCGACGCCGAGGTTCCGCGCAAGATCGATCCGATCATGGGTTACACCTCCAGTTCCGACATGAAGCAGCAGGTCAAGCTGACATTCGAAACGCAGGAACAGGCCGAAGCCTACGCACAGCGCAAGGGCATCGAATATCGCGTCATTCAGCCGAAGGAAGCGACACGCAAGGTGGTTTCCTACACCGACAATTTCCGTTTCAACCGCACCCAGCCCTGGACGCACTGA
- a CDS encoding FtsX-like permease family protein, translated as MFFETSRLALRAISRNLLRSFLTVLGVVIGVAAVIAMVTIGNGTTEQVKSELSRLGTNMLFVRPGQFGPGRASTEAKRFDDRDVEAIRNQISGVRAVAPQNRSSAATVIFGGKNHQTSVIGTTNDYLIAQDWTIALGRDFQPAEDRGGQIGCIIGETVRQELFGAENPVGQTIRVSNISCPVIGVLGRKGQSGLGDDQDDTVIMPLKIHQRRIGGTTTISSIMVSAQDGVSTAKVQSDLQNLLRERRRIGIGREDDFTVNDMTQIASAMTGTTTLMTGLLGAVAAVSLLVGGIGIMNIMLVSVTERTREIGIRLAIGALEKQVLTQFLVEAVMLSAFGGIVGILTGLGLAYGVVSFLNVPFVTSPSIIFLAFAFSAAIGVIFGYFPARRAASLSPIEALRHE; from the coding sequence ATGTTCTTTGAAACGTCGCGTCTTGCGCTGCGCGCCATCAGCCGCAACCTGCTGCGCTCCTTCCTCACCGTGCTCGGCGTCGTCATCGGTGTAGCCGCCGTCATCGCCATGGTCACCATCGGCAATGGCACGACGGAACAGGTGAAATCGGAACTGTCGCGGCTCGGCACCAACATGCTGTTCGTGCGCCCAGGCCAGTTCGGGCCCGGCCGTGCCAGCACCGAAGCCAAGCGCTTCGATGATCGCGATGTCGAGGCCATTCGCAACCAGATCAGCGGCGTGCGTGCCGTGGCGCCGCAGAACCGCAGCTCCGCCGCGACCGTCATTTTCGGCGGCAAGAACCATCAGACAAGCGTCATCGGCACCACCAACGACTATCTGATCGCGCAGGACTGGACCATCGCGCTCGGGCGAGACTTCCAGCCGGCCGAAGATCGCGGCGGCCAGATCGGCTGCATCATCGGCGAAACGGTGCGGCAGGAACTGTTCGGTGCAGAGAACCCGGTGGGGCAGACGATCCGCGTCAGCAACATCTCCTGCCCCGTCATCGGTGTGCTGGGCAGAAAAGGTCAGTCAGGCCTCGGTGACGATCAGGACGACACGGTCATCATGCCGCTGAAAATCCATCAGCGACGCATCGGCGGCACCACCACCATTTCCTCGATCATGGTTTCGGCGCAGGACGGCGTTTCGACTGCCAAGGTGCAGAGCGACCTGCAGAACCTGCTGCGCGAACGTCGCCGCATCGGCATCGGCCGCGAGGACGATTTCACCGTCAACGACATGACACAGATCGCCTCGGCCATGACCGGCACGACGACGCTGATGACCGGGCTTTTGGGTGCAGTCGCAGCCGTCAGCCTGCTGGTTGGCGGCATCGGCATCATGAACATCATGCTGGTCTCGGTGACGGAACGCACCCGCGAGATCGGCATTCGTCTCGCCATCGGCGCGCTGGAGAAGCAGGTCCTGACGCAGTTTCTGGTGGAAGCCGTGATGCTCTCCGCTTTTGGCGGCATCGTCGGCATCCTGACCGGCCTCGGTCTGGCTTACGGCGTGGTCAGCTTTCTCAACGTGCCCTTCGTCACCAGCCCGTCGATCATCTTCCTCGCCTTCGCCTTCTCGGCCGCCATCGGGGTGATTTTCGGCTATTTCCCGGCGCGACGGGCGGCAAGCCTGAGCCCGATCGAGGCTTTGCGGCACGAGTGA